GGAATGCTGCTTTAGAGCAGCTTGCTGCATACAAGATTAACCATTCGATGTACACAGAAATTGGGAAATACAAGAAACAAAGGTTTAACCATCAGTCGCAAAATCTTGCATGTTATAgtaatgtaaatatttagacaaaatatttttttagcaTCTTGAAGTTAAAAGGAGGGGTCATGAATAGGGCAGGTAATGCTGTCCAGCTGAATATTCAAAATGGGtaattatttactttaaaaaacaaaaggagggGGTTGATTTTTCTTAAGTACAGGTATGATTCGTATGAACTTAGAAATAATGGTATCTTTGGTCAGCTACCGAGTacatctcatttatttcagaatcaGCAGTCTGAGTCCAGAACAAGATCAGGGACTATGGAAACAGAGGTAAATATGATACTATTTGTTACTTTAATTTATcttgaaatttttatttaaaggacttgtttttctttcttgcttttctggcTAGACTCTAGCATTACAGCTAGGAGCGTGAGTTAGTCGTGTTACATGTACCAAATGGTGAATTAGAGAGTTATGTAGCACGAGGCTTTAGGtttacattttgtttgatttcagcCATAAATCCTCTGCAGCTATTCAGAATGAAACTCcaaagaaaaaacccaaactggAATCCAAGCCATCAAATGGAGATAGGTAAAGTTACATTTTTGTAAAGCTGAGGCGTTTCAACCAAATAGAGCACTGATTTGTTGCCAGctgcttccttcttcttttctttttttttgtctgaagaaTGAGAGAGATGCAACTCGTCCAGCCCAACAGATACTGGGTGGCGTCTGAGTGCTGTCCATTGACTAAATTACTTTGTCAGAAAactggccctgccttcctactTTGGGGCTGTTTGGGATGACATTAAGTAAAGGTTGAATAATGAGGCAATGGTTGCCAATGAAACAGCATTCCCTAACCTTTTTTGGATTAGGTGCAGGGTTGAACCTGCTGCTTAATGCTGACCTTTGGCTTTGAGAGAAGCCTTTTGGGCCTTAATGTGTGAGACCGaatctttgttctgtttctgacCAAACAGTTGGGATAAATGTAAAAGGGGCTGCTTCGGTCAGAAGGTATTTCTCCCCCTCAAAGCTAATACTGAATTATATTTCTGCAGGTGTATTTAATGTGTGCCATTAGTAAGGTAATTTGCCAGTTGCATCCATTTCTGTCAGGTACATACTTTTTTTGCATCAGTTCTTAAGGATGTTTATAGAATTATTAATTGTCCAGTTTGAACTTTGAAAAGatgtactgtttcttttttctgctgatgtCGTAATgaacttttttctgcttttagtaGCTCTATAAATCAGTCAGCAGACAGTGGGGGAACTGACAACTTTGTCCTCATAAGCCAGCTGAAAGAAGAAGTAATGTCACTGAAACGCCTTCTGCAGCAAAGAGATCAGACTATTctagagaaagataaaaaggtaaaaattgcATCTGCTTAACGAGAACTTCATCATTCTGTTGTCTATTTTGTAGACTCATCCCGATGTCAAAATGGTGAGATGAAATGACAATCAGGTGCAggcttttttttatattgtaaCGAATCAGATCTTACCTTTTCAAGGACGAGTTTGGGACTTTTGTCTCATGAATTCCACTTTGACTTAGAGCCAAAAATATATTCATCTTACCTAACATGGCAGACAGCGGTTTCTGTGTTTTACATTGAATCATAGCAGAGGTCCCAAATTATGTGTAGGCTGATGGGCAAGAGGAATAAGAGTAGTAAGCATTTCAAGTTTAGCATAGCTTTTGTTAACTAGATGCTGCGAAGACCCTGACAGTGCTTCTAGACTATTCAACATTGAGTAGGTTATAGagttatattaaaataatttacatttataATATCTTCAATTAAAAGTTGATTATAGGTATGCATGGTGGTGGTTTATCAGAAGTTTAATGGTTAAGACCAGCTCGCTGATCCTGGAAGgaaatcatttccattttcaaactCTCTGCAGTATCTGCATTTCTACGCTTAAATCTCTTGTATAGGGGATATTGAAACTATTCGTTTTGTATCACTGTAACATGCCTAATATTACCAGTGTTGGATGTGCTTGCAATTTCAAGCCTTTAGGTGGTTAATGTGAAAGAGCTGGATAACCCATCATGGAGTCTGCAGGTAGTTTATTCAAAGGGCAAGCATTAAGCCCTTACCTCTCTCGTATAAAACCTTTAGAAGGTGATGAGTCAGGAGGAAATGCTTTACCTATGTTTAAATTTCATCTACTGGGTAAAGCTATCAAAAAGTTTGGGTAAGTAAATGTCATCAAACATCTGTGTAGTGACTTATTTTATGCTGTTGCCATAGGGAGAGCATCTAATAATGTTAATAGTCCCATTGCTAAAACTGACATAATCATGAGACATAACTGAAGATTGTGGTAACTGTCTCCCTGTCCTCAGGTTAGAGGGGTTAAACGTTACCAATCATTAGTCTTGTATTTCAAGTCTGAGTGcagttgttttctctgtatatAACAGATGTACTTTTCAAGCTACTTCTCAAGTGCTGAGCTGTCAGTGCTACAGTACTAAATAAATACTGTAGTTCCTGAGATTCCGGAAGCTCCCATAAAGATTTTGCAGTCTGATCAGAAGCCGTAGTGCAGCAGTCCAAGGAATCTTCAtagaatttatattttcagttgacaGAACTGAAAGCAGACTTCCAGTATCAGGAGTCGAACTTGAGGGCAAAGATGAACAGCATGGAGAAAGCTCACAAGGAAACTGTGGAACAGTTGCAGGTAAGTGGCCGCTTATCGGTGCCGGAGAAGGGATTgacaaggaatttttttctgttctctgataTTTCATCAGTTGTAAGTGTGCCGTTGATCTGATTTAACAGCTGAGTGTAACACGATCTACCATTACGTATAGCAGGGTAAACCACGTGCCTActtttaaacaggaagaaaagctaCATGGGTTGTCTTATTAATCACAGAACGAAGAGCTGTTCAGTGCAGCGTCTCAGATACTGACTTGTGCTGTTCAGGAAATGTGGTTGCCTTTTTTGGAAGATGGAAGATACGTACTGAGTCTCTGGAAGCAATCCTTATCTTTGAGTTTTCTCAGCATACAcgttttgaaaatctgtttcctaACTGCAACGAGAAGTTAGCGCGTTACAGTACTACCTGAGACTGACACTAATGGATAACGCTTCTTTGTCTGTATTGCAGGCCAAAAACAGAGAACTGCTCAAGCAGGTCGCAGCATTgtcaaaggggaaaaaatttGATAAAAGCGGGAGTATATTGACGTCTCCTTGAGGAGGTGGTTATTCATGGATCTGCTACTCAGTGGAAATTTGAGTAATTCTGCGAAGCCCTTAAAATCCTGCGTAGTGGAAGAGATATTTTTGCACACCAGATTAGTTGGCATGTTTCCTACACGTTTTTATAATTAATGTGCAGCTTTTTTTAGTTACTGTTCAGATGAAATACTTCAACTGGCttgaagaatgttttttatttttttttttatattggaAACTTTTTGCCAGCAATAGTATTAAAAAGTCGTGCAGAGAACATAGCAGTGTTCTCTCTAAAAGGACAACATGCAATAACAAACTAGGTGTACTTTTTACAAAGTTTTTAAACTATAATGATGTCAGCCAAATGTTTATGAGTCTCCAGTTCCACTGAAGGCTGGTTTCTGGCAACCgttcttttcctttgtatcAGAATAGAAATTTAGGATGGAAATCATGGTGCTCAAGCGAAGCTGAAAAAAAGGCTTGTGTGTATTTGTAAATAGAACTGTAACGGTTATATTCCTAGTTATAACAGTTATTAGTGTTTTACATGCTTGTGATAGGGATTTACAGAAAGATTATCTATTGTACAGTAACAGAGGCAGTGTGGTTTTTTGTAAGATTTACTGTAGATTTTTTCTTGCAAGTGCCTTTCTCCAACTGTTTATTTATAGGAATGTTGGTATTTTGTACATAaggtttttatgttttaaaatcatgtttaataaatgttttatgtaaatataaatgtgTGTACAGAGGAATCGGAATCAAAGATCAAAGTGCAGTGCTTGGAGCAGCAGTAAAACTAGCTCATTGACGGACGGTGAGTCTTGGCTTTAGATAACCTTAGTAGCTTGTCTGTGAGGTGGTGAGTTTTGGTAGTGCTGCTCATGCCAAACACTtcctgaacaaaaaaaagaaatgctttttttgccACACTGAAGTGTAGCAGTTcgtttatatatttttccatttgacaCAGTGCTCATTTTAAGTCCGTAGCAGATGTTCTACCCCCTATTTTACAACCTTAATTAGTGATATACactcaaatttaaaataaatacacatatacTCTTCACCACTGTCTGAATTAGTTACTTCGTTGTCACTTTTGATTACTCTTAATGAATTGCAAGGTTCTCATCCCCTGGTGAAGATGCACAGTGTGAAAAGAGTAGCTCAAACAAATGGTCTCGAGGTTAAAAGAGTGGACCTGGTGTTGGAAGGAGGGTTTTTTCATTCCAGATGGCATCAGTTCAGGTTTAGCTTTGCACCTAACGGACATGAGGCATATTCAGGAATTTCTATTCAACATAACCTAGCATACCCCACTGTCTCTGGTCAGGAAGGCTAGCTACAGCTCAGCATAAAGTGCAGTAGACTTAGGTGAGTAAAGGCTTAGATCCACTCTGGGTACTGATTGGTAACAGGGTAACTGCTTATATTCCGGTAAGCTTCACGGTGTACAATAAGCTATGCACCTCTAAATAAAAGAACCAAAATGTAATGTTACTAGGCTGCCCACCTGTGTGC
The Numida meleagris isolate 19003 breed g44 Domestic line chromosome 1, NumMel1.0, whole genome shotgun sequence genome window above contains:
- the FAM76B gene encoding protein FAM76B, with the protein product MRNSSFTFNLSVFQPKPCQYCNIIAAFIGTKCQRCTNSEKKYGPPQTCEQCKQQCAFDRKEEGRRKVDGKLLCWLCTLSYKRVLQKTKEQRKSLGSSHSNSSSSSLTEKDQHHSKHHHHHHHHHRHSSSHHKISSLSPEQDQGLWKQSHKSSAAIQNETPKKKPKLESKPSNGDSSSINQSADSGGTDNFVLISQLKEEVMSLKRLLQQRDQTILEKDKKLTELKADFQYQESNLRAKMNSMEKAHKETVEQLQAKNRELLKQVAALSKGKKFDKSGSILTSP